The following coding sequences lie in one Labrus bergylta chromosome 5, fLabBer1.1, whole genome shotgun sequence genomic window:
- the LOC109980801 gene encoding transcription factor HES-5-like — translation MAPTITAAMTNSQEHLTLTHKLRKPQVEKLRRERINSSIEQLKSLLGPEFLKQEPDSKLEKADILEMTVCVLRRLQQHQIVNSAAVNKGFSSCVQETTHFLSKQQVNMKSQRRLLNHFNKLQPSSDKNLREADFSPLSSTVQTSNTKEKSPVNSAPWRPW, via the exons ATGGCACCTACAATCACTGCAGCAATGACCAACTCTCAGGAGCATCTGACTCTGACCCACAAG ctcagAAAGCCTCAGGTGGAGAAGTTACGCAGAGAGCGAATCAACAGCAGCATTGAGCAGCTCAAGTCTCTCCTGGGTCCAGAGTTCCTCAAACAAGAGCCAGACTCCAAGCTGGAGAAAGCAGACATCCTGGAgatgacagtttgtgtcctcagACGACTCCAGCAGCATCAGATTGTGAACTCAGCAGCTGTCAACAAGGGATTCTCCAGCTGTGTCCAAGAGACGACACACTTTCTGTCCAAACAGCAAGTGAAcatgaagtcccagagaagactGCTGAACCACTTCAACAAGCTGCAGCCTTCCTCTGATAAGAACCTGAGAGAGGCTGACTTCTCTCCTCTGAGCTCCACAGTCCAGACCAGCAACACCAAAGAGAAGAGTCCAGTCAACAGCGCCCCCTGGAGGCCTTGGTAG